One window of Metamycoplasma arthritidis genomic DNA carries:
- a CDS encoding MspA/MspB/MIB-like signal-anchor domain-contatining protein yields the protein MSHAKKKKIAIIVLAATAALLAAGTVSGVLYAHQSATKRSKGNDKKPEIQDISELEKKIDAIRDSHKQNLKNEAWKILEALKITIRNAKKANNVRDLSQVISDFERLIPLGEAYLAELKKLPELKALASELETTINLAKEVLDEAKAKLKELQEKEAKLKENAQKLLAEISQALSEVPDAKLPLEIQSLINKLKNLANASEALQQELNNSRLIEEAKKLSDANLQIKDAISKLQKHLLDKSPEELEKLAKEKIKDLEKAKKAVEDAKNISTLPNAIESLKKDLGQTKELKDHANAKGLNDLVKELDKAIKDAENSLKQGEEKLEKIKQENQKLQNDINTLVNKITKDISDANKLTLQSEDSEFKRLKDELEKDIQEATKLAKQAADATLLIDEQKVLDAKKQAETALDKLNDLFSQKKEQELAKTELEKAYSALAKVTEEANKADDENTLPLAISQLEDAIAKAELALGKHENLKEKELIKSIYDALKAYKEKEAAEALANAKKRFEAKKQAKAKIDADLDAKQNEFNKIKNTIESLNSINDIPALQSGIKQLEDLKPQVKAIEESAKNISYPEGEQKAKKLLEEISKLDLEAKAKLEKLQEEKETQEQEKKLIESLREKITKITKNLETLDSRGKSQLSEATPKQTELAKTLKELEEQLKNAQEAQKEVQDAHKENALKTELEKLEEAKNKATTTKQKLETKISDSNKNIKEQLDNVKSELEDLKKKISDAYNAKNLEELTKELNKLEKLKEKIEDLETLATTIESKHKQEVTNLLSEVQDAILDAKKKHAELDQALKDEKELVDGLEKKLKEHESNLAKAKDEANNANTIDEKKNKYPKLDKTIKDIEKDLKELEEKAKDLKDQTNKDSIDSKIKDLTKKLSETKTDLANKNQTLKEEQKNNDTSTQQSLKGADEAIKKADDAIKNPSNKDKTNEAEDALNKAKNDLENKKNSLVGDKENQDKIDKKLEEINNKQKEFQNEKEKQQKSEDDLAKQLANDAKTLKDELDDLINKLNPYNASSDYEKKIKDVEDKIKNLDENFFKADSDATKLKDNIHLKPNYQALGAAKEDANTKAKEARQKIKESKDKLEVDYKQYEDEVKQLQEDLKNAATDADFQAILNKIGDENDKTKLLGKVKDLHAQSSKFSDKEELSKKIKTLETNLLDIKEEANSKLQSIQDKITKLNKELETTNTSLNAQNSTTNGVASDDVDSLKAEIKKLQDQLNEANKLKEKAQKEADQKIKDGIKEKLETLEQSINVATTTITNKQQQLNSQKTTNDTDRENAIKKSTDAKQKLADANNLADNDVNKIGKLEEALEDANKAKETLEQTIQKLAKDNENQKLVETELKDLEKQIKSSQDKLDFLKEGDKKKLENIEKELEKIKKSLTDADNDFNNKTDLKAKEEANNELGNVLTKAKGDLAAQKTEISKLQDGTNKNSANEKVSQLEKLINDLKEKQEKNAQDIAKTKQENADLIKQPLKEVEDALKKANDAIAKDNSDGKKEQSLVEAEQNLNTQKDVLEGLINGKLKDDSENKTKLADKLKEIREKLTDLDAAKKELNKTQQDKIDELDNQLQNQNNALSTQNDVTSGVNDSYVDSLKTEIKKFEDLVKEAKKLQQKVDAETDPKIKEGIKDKLKILTDTIKESEDTINSKNQALEAQKTINDKIRQDAIAKSVEAKTKITNAKNLADSDASKLSKLEEALNDANKAKKALEDAAEQLVNDKENKALVEAELRTLNEQITDTEKAIKILKEGDKDKFENIKQELEKIKKSLNDANNDFKNKTDLKAKEEANNKLKDAIDKAETDLASQKNEISKLQDQNNKTSANTKVEEVEKLIKRLKDEQKANAQSISAKKTKNEGLIKKPLEDSQKALDKANEAIKKSNDDSQKENALTDAENELKKKKKTLDDLIKGELKNDSENKNKLEYKIKDIDKKLQEVDQAKQDLKQSQDQKAENLATEARKLKEKLTNLVSQLNPENEKWNQTETKIANIRKMIKDEIDEFLKSGGAADKLKGHSKLKDAIKELEQAKSSATNAIQRAQEVINNKKREFNNKIDSFEAKTNSVQTELNEAETNAKLSDLIAKIGDETSGLLKEVNDLINEISKFEGNGGELTTKVNDLKERLKEIQRQANERKQNKDKKIEELNKELSEAKKTLDTQKTNTENLGDSINNLGDLIAQTSKLAKVIEDANKALQKHNDADDEIKAATKTNYDALAKSIEAAQKVLNEKRTKINDLQTQANATTKEANELLEQSKKMIDKIKKSASFVEEFSTPRGDMTQQIDDNSTFLASEKVKALQNANYKPFKDVIDELKSITNELEFLRNPTNDMGLIMGESLAQIKALESTRDEVLEAIKNNEDEAEINARLTSFTNEVNNLKLDAFTIDAREFVNGNENKTSVPIRQMIERDIRDYNDRLTNLKKAIIGLNKIRDIKKFLRHNENKNYDPDRLKDQWLQERNTSEILEFKKQIDQANKLAKTDELNQETLDFIKPYINQLKDWQKQNVDGNYGKLIFQIVYNEKSIYKHQIELMNYLDSSHVKNAMQAGEFEKLEKLDNELRRSHLDMSKLIDKNKFVLNEHIEIIKDYLEKMNKFTLLSFNILLNLFIKDAKNLLDYDWRYFDSKDSSLIKNKTSEAVQEAKKLKSNIEQKDLKTILNHFKKIMNIVSEVRNKWGYNIAQIFEEIHNKSKSFFEYLKPDLLDIIEKQLVNF from the coding sequence ATGAGTCATGCCAAGAAAAAGAAAATTGCTATTATTGTGCTTGCCGCTACTGCAGCATTACTAGCAGCCGGAACTGTCTCGGGAGTACTTTATGCTCATCAAAGTGCTACTAAGAGATCCAAAGGTAATGATAAAAAACCCGAAATTCAAGACATTAGCGAGCTTGAAAAAAAGATTGATGCTATTCGTGATAGTCACAAACAAAATCTTAAAAATGAAGCTTGAAAAATTCTTGAAGCCCTTAAAATCACGATTAGAAATGCCAAAAAAGCTAATAACGTACGCGATTTAAGTCAAGTTATTAGTGATTTTGAACGTTTGATTCCTCTAGGTGAGGCTTATTTAGCCGAGCTTAAAAAGCTACCTGAACTAAAAGCTTTAGCTAGTGAATTAGAAACTACCATCAATCTTGCTAAAGAAGTCTTAGATGAAGCTAAAGCCAAACTAAAAGAATTGCAAGAAAAAGAAGCTAAACTTAAAGAAAACGCGCAAAAGCTACTAGCAGAAATTAGCCAAGCACTGAGTGAAGTGCCCGATGCTAAGTTGCCACTAGAAATTCAAAGTTTAATTAACAAACTAAAAAACCTTGCAAATGCTAGTGAAGCCTTACAACAAGAACTAAATAACTCGCGGCTAATTGAGGAAGCAAAAAAGTTAAGTGATGCTAACTTACAAATTAAAGATGCTATTAGTAAGCTACAAAAACACTTGCTAGATAAAAGCCCAGAAGAGCTAGAAAAACTAGCAAAAGAAAAAATTAAGGACTTAGAAAAAGCTAAAAAAGCCGTCGAAGACGCTAAAAATATTAGCACTCTTCCTAACGCCATTGAGTCACTTAAAAAAGATCTAGGTCAGACTAAAGAACTAAAAGATCATGCCAATGCTAAAGGACTTAATGATCTTGTCAAAGAACTGGATAAAGCTATTAAAGATGCAGAAAATAGCCTAAAACAAGGAGAAGAAAAATTAGAAAAAATCAAGCAAGAAAATCAAAAACTTCAAAACGATATTAATACACTAGTTAACAAAATTACTAAAGATATAAGTGATGCCAATAAACTAACTTTACAAAGTGAAGATAGTGAATTTAAACGCCTAAAAGATGAACTAGAAAAAGATATTCAAGAAGCAACAAAACTTGCAAAACAAGCCGCTGATGCCACACTTCTAATTGACGAGCAAAAAGTGTTGGATGCTAAAAAACAAGCTGAAACGGCACTAGATAAATTAAATGATTTATTTAGTCAGAAGAAGGAACAAGAACTTGCTAAAACCGAACTAGAAAAAGCATATAGCGCCTTGGCTAAAGTCACGGAAGAGGCCAATAAAGCCGATGACGAAAATACCTTGCCTTTAGCAATTTCGCAACTAGAAGACGCTATTGCAAAAGCAGAGTTAGCTCTAGGTAAACATGAAAATTTAAAAGAAAAAGAACTAATAAAGTCAATTTATGATGCTCTAAAAGCTTATAAAGAAAAAGAAGCGGCTGAAGCACTTGCTAACGCTAAAAAACGATTTGAAGCTAAAAAACAAGCCAAAGCTAAAATTGATGCTGATTTAGATGCTAAGCAAAATGAATTTAATAAAATTAAAAATACCATTGAAAGCTTAAATTCAATCAATGATATTCCTGCCTTGCAAAGCGGCATTAAACAACTAGAAGATCTCAAACCACAAGTTAAAGCCATCGAAGAGTCTGCTAAAAATATTAGTTATCCTGAAGGTGAGCAAAAAGCAAAAAAACTGCTTGAAGAAATTTCTAAATTAGACCTTGAAGCAAAAGCAAAATTAGAAAAACTGCAAGAAGAAAAAGAAACCCAAGAGCAAGAAAAGAAACTAATCGAATCACTGCGAGAAAAAATTACTAAAATCACAAAGAATCTTGAAACATTAGATTCAAGAGGCAAAAGTCAACTAAGTGAAGCAACGCCTAAGCAAACTGAGCTCGCCAAAACTTTAAAAGAGCTAGAAGAACAACTAAAAAATGCTCAAGAAGCTCAAAAAGAAGTTCAAGACGCACACAAAGAAAATGCCCTAAAAACTGAACTTGAAAAGCTTGAAGAAGCCAAAAATAAAGCCACGACAACAAAACAAAAACTAGAAACCAAAATTTCAGACTCAAATAAAAATATTAAAGAGCAACTTGACAACGTTAAAAGTGAATTAGAAGATCTTAAGAAAAAAATTAGCGATGCCTACAACGCCAAAAATCTTGAAGAGTTAACAAAAGAACTTAACAAGCTAGAAAAGCTAAAAGAAAAAATAGAAGATCTTGAAACTCTAGCAACAACAATTGAATCAAAGCACAAGCAAGAAGTTACTAACCTTTTATCTGAAGTGCAAGACGCAATTTTAGATGCCAAGAAAAAGCATGCCGAACTTGATCAAGCGCTTAAAGATGAAAAAGAACTAGTAGATGGACTTGAAAAGAAATTAAAAGAACATGAAAGTAATTTAGCTAAAGCAAAAGATGAAGCCAACAACGCCAATACCATCGATGAGAAAAAGAATAAATATCCTAAACTAGACAAGACTATTAAAGATATTGAAAAGGATCTTAAAGAATTAGAAGAAAAAGCTAAGGACTTAAAAGATCAAACTAATAAAGATAGTATTGACAGCAAAATTAAAGACTTAACAAAAAAACTAAGCGAAACCAAAACCGATCTTGCTAATAAAAACCAAACATTAAAAGAAGAGCAAAAAAATAACGACACCAGCACCCAACAAAGTTTGAAGGGTGCTGATGAAGCTATTAAAAAAGCTGATGATGCCATTAAAAATCCTTCTAACAAGGATAAAACTAACGAAGCAGAAGATGCCCTAAACAAGGCTAAAAATGATCTTGAAAATAAGAAAAATTCTCTAGTTGGTGACAAAGAAAACCAAGATAAAATTGATAAAAAATTAGAAGAAATTAACAATAAACAAAAAGAGTTTCAAAACGAAAAAGAAAAACAACAAAAATCAGAAGACGATCTGGCAAAACAATTAGCTAATGACGCTAAAACTTTAAAAGATGAGTTAGATGATTTAATTAACAAACTTAATCCATATAACGCTTCAAGCGATTATGAAAAGAAAATTAAAGATGTTGAAGACAAGATTAAAAATTTAGATGAAAACTTTTTTAAAGCCGACAGCGATGCAACAAAATTAAAAGATAACATTCATTTAAAGCCAAACTATCAAGCACTTGGAGCCGCCAAAGAGGACGCTAATACTAAAGCAAAAGAAGCTCGTCAAAAAATTAAAGAATCCAAAGACAAACTTGAAGTTGACTACAAACAATATGAAGACGAAGTAAAACAACTTCAAGAAGACCTTAAAAATGCAGCTACCGATGCTGATTTTCAGGCAATTTTAAATAAAATTGGTGACGAAAATGACAAAACTAAGTTGCTTGGAAAAGTAAAAGATTTACATGCTCAAAGTTCTAAATTTAGTGATAAAGAAGAGTTAAGTAAGAAGATCAAAACACTAGAAACTAACCTTTTAGATATTAAAGAAGAAGCTAATAGCAAACTACAATCAATTCAAGATAAAATTACCAAACTAAACAAGGAACTTGAAACCACAAATACAAGTCTAAACGCACAAAATAGCACAACTAATGGCGTTGCAAGCGATGATGTTGATTCATTAAAAGCGGAAATTAAAAAACTTCAAGATCAGCTTAATGAAGCTAATAAACTAAAAGAAAAAGCTCAAAAAGAAGCCGATCAAAAAATCAAAGATGGTATTAAAGAAAAACTAGAAACTTTAGAACAAAGTATCAACGTTGCTACAACAACTATTACTAATAAACAACAACAATTAAATAGCCAAAAAACAACAAATGATACAGATCGCGAAAATGCTATTAAAAAATCTACCGATGCCAAACAAAAATTAGCTGATGCTAATAATCTAGCCGACAATGATGTTAACAAAATTGGCAAACTAGAAGAAGCGTTGGAAGATGCTAATAAAGCTAAAGAAACACTAGAACAAACTATTCAAAAATTAGCTAAGGACAATGAAAACCAAAAACTAGTTGAAACCGAGTTAAAAGATCTAGAAAAGCAAATAAAAAGTTCTCAAGATAAATTAGATTTTCTAAAAGAAGGCGACAAGAAAAAACTTGAAAATATTGAAAAAGAACTTGAGAAAATTAAAAAATCATTAACAGATGCTGATAATGATTTCAATAACAAAACCGACCTAAAAGCTAAAGAAGAAGCTAATAATGAATTAGGTAATGTCCTTACTAAAGCAAAAGGTGATTTAGCAGCGCAAAAAACTGAAATTAGCAAATTGCAAGATGGAACTAACAAAAATAGTGCTAATGAAAAAGTTAGCCAACTTGAAAAGCTAATCAATGACTTAAAAGAAAAACAAGAAAAAAATGCTCAAGATATAGCCAAAACTAAACAAGAAAACGCTGATTTAATCAAACAACCATTAAAAGAAGTTGAGGACGCTCTTAAAAAGGCTAATGACGCGATTGCTAAAGATAATAGCGATGGGAAAAAAGAGCAAAGTTTAGTAGAAGCTGAGCAAAATCTCAACACCCAAAAAGATGTTCTAGAAGGGCTAATTAATGGCAAGCTAAAAGACGATAGCGAAAATAAGACTAAATTAGCAGACAAACTTAAAGAAATTAGAGAAAAACTAACTGATCTTGACGCTGCTAAAAAAGAATTGAATAAAACACAGCAAGATAAGATTGACGAATTGGACAACCAACTTCAAAATCAAAACAATGCATTAAGCACTCAAAACGATGTAACTAGTGGCGTTAACGATAGCTATGTTGATTCGCTAAAAACAGAAATTAAAAAATTTGAAGATCTTGTTAAAGAAGCTAAAAAACTACAACAAAAAGTAGATGCTGAAACTGATCCAAAAATTAAAGAAGGTATCAAAGATAAACTAAAAATTTTAACTGATACCATCAAAGAATCAGAAGATACAATCAATAGTAAAAACCAAGCACTAGAAGCGCAAAAAACAATTAATGACAAAATTCGTCAAGATGCTATTGCAAAATCAGTAGAAGCTAAAACCAAAATAACAAATGCAAAAAATCTAGCTGACAGTGATGCTTCTAAATTAAGTAAATTAGAAGAAGCCTTGAATGATGCTAATAAGGCTAAAAAAGCACTTGAAGATGCAGCTGAACAACTAGTAAATGATAAAGAAAACAAAGCTTTAGTAGAAGCTGAACTAAGAACTCTAAATGAACAAATAACCGATACTGAAAAAGCAATAAAGATCTTAAAAGAAGGCGACAAAGATAAATTTGAAAACATTAAACAAGAGCTTGAAAAAATCAAAAAATCATTAAATGATGCTAATAATGATTTCAAAAACAAAACCGATCTAAAAGCCAAAGAAGAAGCTAATAACAAATTAAAAGATGCAATTGATAAGGCTGAAACTGATCTAGCGTCGCAAAAGAATGAAATTAGCAAACTTCAAGATCAAAATAATAAAACATCGGCTAACACCAAAGTTGAAGAAGTTGAAAAGTTAATTAAGCGTCTAAAAGATGAACAAAAGGCTAATGCTCAATCTATCAGCGCAAAAAAAACTAAAAATGAAGGGTTAATTAAAAAACCTTTAGAAGATAGTCAAAAAGCTCTAGATAAAGCTAATGAAGCTATTAAAAAATCTAATGATGATAGTCAAAAAGAAAATGCACTAACTGATGCTGAAAATGAACTTAAGAAGAAAAAGAAAACCCTTGATGATTTAATTAAAGGTGAGCTAAAAAATGATAGCGAAAACAAAAATAAACTAGAATACAAAATAAAAGACATCGATAAGAAACTTCAAGAAGTTGATCAAGCTAAACAAGATCTAAAACAATCGCAAGATCAAAAAGCCGAAAATCTGGCTACTGAAGCAAGAAAATTAAAAGAAAAACTTACCAATTTAGTAAGTCAATTAAACCCTGAAAATGAAAAGTGGAATCAAACAGAAACAAAGATCGCAAATATCCGCAAAATGATAAAGGATGAAATTGATGAGTTCTTGAAAAGTGGTGGCGCAGCTGATAAACTAAAGGGTCATAGTAAATTAAAAGATGCAATCAAGGAACTTGAACAAGCCAAAAGTTCTGCAACCAACGCAATACAAAGAGCCCAAGAGGTTATTAATAACAAAAAGCGTGAATTCAACAATAAGATTGATTCATTCGAAGCTAAAACTAATAGTGTTCAGACAGAACTAAATGAAGCTGAGACTAACGCTAAATTAAGTGACTTGATAGCTAAAATTGGTGATGAAACTAGTGGTTTATTAAAAGAAGTAAACGACTTGATTAATGAAATTTCAAAATTTGAAGGTAATGGCGGCGAACTAACAACCAAAGTAAATGATCTTAAAGAAAGACTTAAAGAGATACAAAGACAAGCCAATGAAAGAAAACAAAATAAAGATAAAAAGATTGAAGAACTTAATAAAGAATTAAGTGAGGCTAAAAAAACTCTTGACACTCAAAAAACTAATACCGAAAATTTGGGCGATAGCATTAATAACTTAGGCGACTTAATTGCTCAAACAAGCAAGCTTGCAAAAGTAATCGAGGATGCCAACAAAGCATTACAAAAGCATAACGATGCAGATGATGAAATAAAGGCTGCTACTAAAACCAATTATGATGCTTTAGCCAAAAGCATTGAAGCAGCACAAAAAGTATTGAACGAAAAACGAACAAAAATCAATGATTTGCAAACTCAGGCTAACGCCACTACTAAAGAAGCAAATGAATTATTAGAGCAATCTAAGAAGATGATAGATAAGATCAAAAAATCAGCTTCTTTTGTTGAAGAATTTTCTACTCCGCGGGGCGATATGACTCAACAAATAGATGATAATTCAACTTTTTTAGCTAGCGAAAAGGTAAAAGCACTACAAAATGCTAATTACAAACCTTTTAAAGATGTTATAGACGAGTTGAAATCAATAACTAATGAACTTGAATTTTTAAGAAACCCAACAAATGACATGGGTTTAATCATGGGAGAATCATTAGCTCAGATCAAGGCATTAGAATCTACAAGAGACGAAGTCCTAGAAGCAATCAAAAACAATGAAGATGAAGCAGAGATTAATGCGCGATTAACTTCATTTACAAACGAAGTAAATAATCTTAAATTAGATGCTTTTACTATTGATGCTAGAGAGTTTGTAAATGGGAATGAAAATAAAACTTCCGTGCCAATTAGACAAATGATTGAACGTGATATTAGGGATTACAACGATCGTCTAACCAATCTTAAAAAAGCTATTATTGGCCTTAATAAAATAAGAGATATTAAGAAATTTCTTAGACATAATGAAAATAAAAACTATGATCCGGACCGTTTGAAAGATCAATGGTTACAAGAAAGAAATACTAGCGAAATATTAGAATTTAAAAAGCAAATTGATCAAGCTAACAAGTTAGCTAAAACAGATGAATTAAACCAAGAAACTTTGGATTTTATAAAGCCTTACATAAATCAATTAAAAGATTGACAAAAGCAAAATGTTGATGGCAATTATGGAAAATTAATATTTCAAATAGTATACAATGAGAAATCAATTTATAAACATCAGATAGAACTAATGAATTATCTTGATAGTTCACACGTTAAAAACGCTATGCAAGCGGGTGAATTTGAAAAACTAGAAAAACTTGATAATGAATTGAGGCGTTCACATTTAGACATGAGCAAACTAATAGATAAAAATAAATTTGTTTTAAATGAACATATCGAAATTATTAAAGACTACTTAGAAAAAATGAATAAGTTCACTTTGCTTTCTTTTAATATACTTTTAAATCTATTTATAAAAGATGCAAAAAACCTCCTTGATTATGATTGAAGGTATTTTGACTCCAAAGATAGTTCATTAATAAAAAATAAAACTTCAGAAGCAGTACAAGAAGCTAAAAAATTGAAAAGTAACATAGAACAAAAAGATTTAAAAACAATACTAAATCATTTTAAAAAAATTATGAACATCGTTTCTGAAGTTAGAAATAAATGAGGGTATAATATCGCTCAAATTTTTGAAGAAATACATAATAAATCAAAAAGTTTTTTTGAGTATCTAAAACCCGATTTATTAGACATCATAGAGAAACAACTAGTAAATTTCTAA